gagagagagagagagagagagagagagagagagagagagagagagagagagagagagagagagagagagagagagagagagagagagagagagagagagagagagagagagagagagagagacagagagagagagagagagagagagagagagagagagagagagagagagagagagagagagagagagagagagagagagagagagagagagagagagagagagagagagagagagagagagagagagagagagagagagagagagagagagagagagagagagagagagagagagagacagagagagagagagagagagagagacagagagagagagacagagagagagagagagagagagagagagagagagagagagagagagagagagagagagagagagagagagagagagagagagagagagagagagagagagagagagagagagagagagagagagagagagagagagagagagagagagagacagagagagagagagagagagagagagagagagagagagagagagagagagagagagagagagagagagagagagagagagagagagagagagagagagacagagagagagagagagagacagagagagagagagagacagagagagagagagagagagagagagagagagagagagagagagagagagagagagagagagagagagagagagagagagagagagagagagagagagagagagagagagagagagagagagagagagagagagagagagagagagagagagagagagagagagagagagagagagagagagagagagagagagagagagagagagagagagagagagagagagagagagagagagagagacagagagagagagagagagagagagagagagagagagagagagagagagagagagagagagagagagagagagagagagagagagagagagagagagagagagagagagagacagagagagagagagagagagagagagagagagagagagagagagagagagagagagacagagagacagagagagagagagagagagagagagagagagagagagtctcatATATCTCTGAATACGGTGTGTTTCTGATCAAGCAGAGTGTCGTTACactgataaattaataataatacaatatatgaACCTGTGtcacaaaaccaatcataagaatatatattttttattcatctgtaCGCTACATGAATAATCCActgatgtatgttttgttaaatctggaatctgagggagcaaatatttagaaaatcacctttaaatttgtccaaatgaagtgaAGTATATCACTAAACTGATTTCTGATCTGATATATGTACAGTAGagaatttactaaatatcttcttgGGACgtgatctttaattaatatcctgatgatttttgtcattaaagaaaaatctataattttgactcatacaCTGTATTGTTCTCTTCTACAATATAGCTGTGCTCTTCTGTGCTCATAAACAActcatttaaagatttaaagcaaaaatataggtataataaaataaataccaatacatttattaataataataactcaaATTGAAAACGGAGTTTCTCTCTTCTCAGGTGAAATGTGTCCAGAGCAGTGTGGAAacaaacgagagagagagagagagacacgtaATCAATTACAGAGACCCTCTCTGGGGAGCGCTAACATCTTAATGACAGCTCCACATTAGTCCAGACACACAGAGGCATTGTGGGAAACGGCAGACGTGAGCGAAAACTTCAATCTAAAGAGACTGAGCTGCATCAGAGGcgctaaaaaaaacacttctgtctgtgtgagaacagaaaactgaagaaacaaactacaATTCACTGCATTTACTGCtactactcacacacacacactcacacacacacacacacacacactctcacaatttttttcatctaataaaagcagccttgatgaacaaaagaaacgtctttaaaaaaatatcactaTGTCAAAAGTTATATCTTAATTTGCACTgtacatgcatatgtgtgtgtaaatctaTCTATGAGATTCCTTGATAAGtgctctttttaatgaatctggTTCATTTCCAGGTTTTGTCCCAGACAAAGACTGACACCTAGTGGTCAGAAGTCTGCACTACACTGATTTAGTTTCATCTGTTCACATGTCTGTCAATCTCTTCACTTCTGTGGGGCTACTTCTCCAAAGATGGGTTCAGGAAAACAAACTAGTGCTTGTAGACGAGCagtcacactgaacacacacacacacagccgtctctcaccgtgtgtgtgtggagcaggTAGACGGGGCTGGGCTCAGGCAGCGGTCTCAGCTCACAGCACACACCCAGAGATGTCAAGATCTCCGTCAGAACCTCATAGCGCCGAGCGTCGCTCCTCTTCAGCTCCGAAGATCCGGCGGAGCCTTCAGCGTCCGGAGACGTTTCCAAACGCACCTGCAGAGAGCAAACACAAGAGAGACGGTCTGAACCTGAGACACCGGCCGGTCAAACTCTGTTAAAGCAACAAAAGATGTGTTCGGGATGAACCTGATGTTCGGGAACCGAGTCAGCAAAAAGACAGATCAATCAAAGAGCATGTCACTTCCTGCCATCTATTTCCAGGGAAGCTTTTTAGTGACAATCACACTGTAAAGTTTTGGAAATGTCATCCACATATTTCTGCCGGATTCAACCTCGAAAGAGTAATGAACATGTAGATGAAAACTTCTGTGGACTTTCAATCAGTGTTTAATAAAGCTGAGTGTTCATATTTAGAGCTTGATGTGGCACAAGGATATGCTTCGGAGTCAGAAAAATGAGCAGAATTTGTTAATGTCCTGAATTTTGTGAAAATCTCTGCAGTtagagcaaacacacacacacacacacacacacacacacacacacacacacacagacacagacacagacacacacagagacacacacagacacagagacacacacacacagagacacacacacacagacacacacacagacacacacacacacacacagacacacacacacacacacacacacacacacacacacacacacacacagacacacacacacacacacacttcttctCCACCTGCTGTTTTGATCTGGTGAGGATATGTGGTTTTATTTAGTGCTTTCATGAGCTCTGATCATAATAAGATGATGTGTGGCCGGTCGGGACGTCAACGATTACCTGTCGCTAAGAAAAGCTATTGATGGTCAatgaatcagttttattttagtttttaaatcgCAGCACCATTTAACTGTACAATTATAAACAGATAACATTCTCAACTTTTTATGACACTTTTTTGTGTTCATAGTTTACTACGTTTCTAAAATAAAGCaagtacattttccaaaaagtgtttttttttgcttgtccTGAAACGCTATGAATCATAAAACATGAttaactgtgtttttaatctgAAGCGTCCACTAAGCCCCGTTCACACcaaaacaataactataaacTACATTAGCATCCACACCAGCAAACGatcttaaccctaacctcttCACAGAACACACTCGTCTGCTGCTTTTACTTCTCCAGTTCGTTAGgactgattctgattggctgtgaatGTATGTAccattcatcagctggaaaaagcTGTTCTAGAAGCGATATCGTTTCTATGTGCCTTACAGCTGTGGAGTGAACTACTCTTTAATACTGAGAATGATCTTTAAAACTAGGCTGTATCTCTATAGATGTTGTGTGAACAATACACCGTCTCTGTGTGTTAACACCAGTATTTATGATTCTGGAATGTAATGTGTTCTGCCTCaggcacacacacgcacacacacgcacgcacacgcgcacgcacgcgcacgcacgcacgcacacgcacgcacgcacgcacgcacgcacacactctcacacacactctcacacacactcacacacactcacacacacactcacacacacacacacacacacacacacacacacacacacacacacacactctcacacttcAGACCAGGTGGAGCTCATTACCTGGCACAGGACGGCCTCCCCGCTGTCGTCTCCGTGAGTCACGCGCACGATGGCCATCTCCTGCGCTCCAGTCTGACCCCAGAGCTCCACCTGACCTCCACCGGCTCCGTCCCGCTCGTTCACGCTGCCGCTGGACAGAACGCTCAGCTGGAGCTCGCTGCAGTCCGCCCGGGTGAAGCTGAGGGAGCAGACGCGGTCGGCCGGGGCCTGCGAGGGCCGCAGCGAGAGTCCGGCAGGACACAGAGAGCAGCTCAGGCCCAGCAGCCTCCCGCCGCGGCTCAGGAAGCTCAGGAAGCGTAGCTGAAGGTCCGGGGCCAGCGTCTCGTCCGTGGCCAGCACCAGCAGCAGGGTGTTGTCCAGCCAGGGCTCGCTCAGAGCCTGCCGAGGGCTCAGGTGGTAGACGGCGCAGGTGTCCGTGTCCACACAGTTCTGCAGGAGCGAGCGGATCTCCTGGAAGCGCTGCTCACAGCCGCCCGTGAACACCAGCAGGTTGGGAGGCTTGCCTCCGCTCCTCCGGCgctgctcctcctcttcctcctcctcttcgtcATCGGTGCCGGCGGCGGTGTAGTCGTCGGGCAGATCCGGGATGTTCTCGGCCGAGGCGAACTTGACCGACAGGATGGTGCTGTTCTCCAGCTCCAGACACTCGTGACAGCTGGAGAGATGCAGGTGCTGGTGTTCAGAGAGGAGCTCCGGCTGATGAAGGCTGCTCCTCCTGCAGAGCTCTGGAGAGTCTCGGGACTCAGCTTCTATCCTCTTGCTGGCGTCCTGCTCAAACAGGCCCTCGAGCGCCGTCTCTCCGAGTGACACGGCTAGGACACAGACAGTGTGTTACACAAAAACTTCCATCACGTGTTTTCACCACTTCTTCATGCAAGTAACTTTCTTTGTCAACCCTTTAGTTAAAGAAAATGATATTCTGAGTGCAGCCCACAGGATGTTGCGTTACGtctttaaatatctatttttatatattttttttctttaatctgtttttgcatCAAAACGTGTCACATATTTCTTGTCTGCATATTGTCAAACCGTCCAATTCTAAGATTAGTCaatatttccattaaaaaaaactaaactgtgGCAAACTTTACATTAGAACTGATCTGCCCGGCCCCGGCTAAAGATACGCACACACTATCTTCTCAGGTACGAGCCCATCTTCCATCAGCAGACGATCCTCCAGAAACGCCACGCCGAGGCGGCTGAAGTTCTCCAGACTGGTCTCAGCGACGGCTCGGTACGGCTGGCCTGGACGGTACGCCAGCGGAAGACAGTAATCAGACCAGTTCAGCAcctaatcacacacacagagattcAACACCGGCTTCTCTTCAGACGACATCGTGAACCGGGCTTCTGGGAAAAATCTAATTGTGGTTCATGCAGCATTCGATGCCATCAAATGATCCTTCATTTCAAACCTCACACACTAGATGCTCAAGAACATAGTTTCCTGTGCATCACTTGGGACACAGCTCACACTACTCTACTCCTActataaagtgtgtgtatacagaCACACTAGGATTAATCAATGATTTAAGTGCCATCTTCACATCCTGTCATGACTATGTGCCCAGAgc
The sequence above is a segment of the Puntigrus tetrazona isolate hp1 unplaced genomic scaffold, ASM1883169v1 S000000416, whole genome shotgun sequence genome. Coding sequences within it:
- the hlcs gene encoding biotin--protein ligase isoform X4; translation: MEDGLVPEKIVSVSLGETALEGLFEQDASKRIEAESRDSPELCRRSSLHQPELLSEHQHLHLSSCHECLELENSTILSVKFASAENIPDLPDDYTAAGTDDEEEEEEEEQRRRSGGKPPNLLVFTGGCEQRFQEIRSLLQNCVDTDTCAVYHLSPRQALSEPWLDNTLLLVLATDETLAPDLQLRFLSFLSRGGRLLGLSCSLCPAGLSLRPSQAPADRVCSLSFTRADCSELQLSVLSSGSVNERDGAGGGQVELWGQTGAQEMAIVRVTHGDDSGEAVLCQVRLETSPDAEGSAGSSELKRSDARRYEVLTEILTSLGVCCELRPLPEPSPVYLLHTHTEQAGWFLLWLRAQTLVSGGVLRSGAGALRVVWSGEAPLGVCEGERVLVTEPPQSFSEHFCLQTYTQHLQTQRLGRTVLYADVTCSTTSLLNGLMPPQEVGLIAIAARQTQGKGRGGNAWLSPLGCAMFTLHLQLPVTSRLGQRIPFLQHLAALAVVESVRTLPGYQDVDLRLKWPNDIYYSNLLKLGGVLVNSSVTGQTFSLLIGCGFNVSNSSPTVCINDLLRQHRLDPLTPAQLIARSVTLLERYVSEFQLRGPQALLTLYYSRWVHGGTRVRLWSEDGPEAEVLGLDENGFLQVRAGDGSVVSVQPDGNSFDMLRNLVVTKTS